DNA from Leptospira koniambonensis:
AAGAAAAGGCAGACGAGAACTGTTAGAATATAAGAACTGATCTGGTCTCTTCCAAAAGAAGAAAGAAAGATCCCAATGCTGATATAAGCCCCACCGAGTAAAAAACAACCTAGGTATCCTGCAAATACGATCCCTAAATCCAAATCGCCAAAGGCCCAGATAAAAAATGGGATACTAAGACTTAAACAAACAGTGAATCCTAAAAATGCCCAGGCCGCCAGAAACTTTGCATTAACGATTTCCCATTTAGAAATTGGCAAAGTAAATAAGATCTCTAAGCTCCCTGATCTTTTTTCTTCTGACCAAAGCCTCATTGTGATCGCAGGAACAAATATAACAAATAAAAGGGGAGTCCAAACGAAGTATTCTTCCATACCAGCAACTTTTCTGTCCCAGAAGGAACCTTGTCCTAGACCATAAAAGAATAAGAAGGAAGATAAGAATAAGTAAAGGATAGAGAAAACATATCCAATCGGTGTATTAAAATAGCCTGCCCATTCTTTTTTAAAAACTGCAACAAGTCCTGGAGGTAAGGTGAGAAGTTTCATCGCTTAATCACCAACAAGATCCTGAAAGACTGATTCTAGAGACTTTTGAGACACCTTATATTCTAAAATTGCAAAAGATTCCTTCCGGACGATCTCGAAAATTTCCTCAGGTTTGAGAGAGGAAGATTCCAATCTAAATTTAGTATATTCTCTTTCTTTTTCTGCAGAAAGGATTTGTACATTCGTACCCTCTATAATTTTTCCCAAGGTTTCTTTATCTGTTTTGGCTATAAGAAGAACGGAATCTGATCTTTTGAATTCTGATACAGGAAGATCTGCAACTAAGTTCCCTTTATGTAAAACTAAGGCATGATCGCAGGTTTCCTCTACTTCTGAGAGTATATGAGTGGATAATAATACTATTTTATCTTTTCCTAAATTTCGGAGCACATCTCTGAAATGAGAAATTTGGATAGGATCCAAACCGGAACTTGGCTCATCTAAAACGATCCAATCTGGATCATGAAGTAATGCTCCTGCCAATGCCAATCTTTGTCTTGTACCTTTAGACAAAATTCCTGCTAAAGAAAATATTTGGGACCTTAGATCACAAAGTTCTAATACTTCTTTTTTTCTTTTTTTGAAAAAGGAAGTTTCCATTCCTCTTGCATTCCCAATAAAATCTAAATATTCTCCCACAGTCATATCCGGATAGATCGCGGAAGATTCTGGAAGATAACCTAATCTTTGTTTTATCTTTTGTGGATCTTTCTCTAAAGAGATGCCGTCGAGAGAAACGGAACCTTTATCCGGTTGTACAAAACCTGTAAGTATTCTGAGAGCAGTTGTTTTTCCTGCACCATTCGGTCCAAGTAAACCTGTGATCCTGTTTTTTGGAATGGAGAAATTTAGATTCGAAATCGCGACCTTCCCGAAATAGGATTTAGAAAGATCGGATACCTGGAGAGAGGCCACGAAAGTTATTCTTTCGGGCCTTAAAGCCTATGCAACTTTTTTTCCCGGGATTTATGCCTTGATGCGCAGCATTGTATCCACTTTGAATTTA
Protein-coding regions in this window:
- a CDS encoding ABC transporter permease subunit — protein: MKLLTLPPGLVAVFKKEWAGYFNTPIGYVFSILYLFLSSFLFFYGLGQGSFWDRKVAGMEEYFVWTPLLFVIFVPAITMRLWSEEKRSGSLEILFTLPISKWEIVNAKFLAAWAFLGFTVCLSLSIPFFIWAFGDLDLGIVFAGYLGCFLLGGAYISIGIFLSSFGRDQISSYILTVLVCLFFFLLGTQPVLKFFGGGPSAFAYLFALSSHFESFRLGILDLSDTLYFFSFISANLAGNVFFLRRNYP
- a CDS encoding ABC transporter ATP-binding protein; protein product: MASLQVSDLSKSYFGKVAISNLNFSIPKNRITGLLGPNGAGKTTALRILTGFVQPDKGSVSLDGISLEKDPQKIKQRLGYLPESSAIYPDMTVGEYLDFIGNARGMETSFFKKRKKEVLELCDLRSQIFSLAGILSKGTRQRLALAGALLHDPDWIVLDEPSSGLDPIQISHFRDVLRNLGKDKIVLLSTHILSEVEETCDHALVLHKGNLVADLPVSEFKRSDSVLLIAKTDKETLGKIIEGTNVQILSAEKEREYTKFRLESSSLKPEEIFEIVRKESFAILEYKVSQKSLESVFQDLVGD